In a single window of the Papaver somniferum cultivar HN1 chromosome 8, ASM357369v1, whole genome shotgun sequence genome:
- the LOC113302109 gene encoding uncharacterized protein LOC113302109, with protein MHPVVNKSHLCWCILWGHLLISMQFVSLGQCRSEGIKLGTFTDEYFESVSSNEYRRGIPNYIKTSASLSSPNDSVSCEKDLKGVGSFNTTCVINLNLHLDHDIYIFGTGTLEIRPHVSIVCAIEGCSISFNLSGSIEVGQYASLVAGSVTLSAANLTLHSDTFINTSALGGPPPTQTSGTPYGTTGAGGGHGGRGASCKESNTTNLWGGDVYAWSTLNDPWSYGSKGGSASAVKMLGGNGGGRIKLFAKDVLYLNGSVTAEGGVGGPKGGGGSGGSIKIHALKMKGTGAISAAGGKGWGGGGGGRISLECYSIQGGIKVTVHGGESIGCPGNAGAAGTIFDATLQSLRVSNDNVTTRTETPLLDFPTRSLWSNVFVENNAKVLVPLLWSRMQVRGQISILYGASISFGLSDFPVSEFELVAEELLMSDSIIEVYGAFRIAVKMLLMWNSKVQIDGGGYQSVATSVLEVRNLVVLRENSVIITNGNLAVYGQGLLRLTGRGDAIKGQRLFLSLFYNITVGPGSLIQAPLDGKDSRNLATKAHCESQTCPLDLINPPEDCHLNDTLSFSLQICRVEDLTVSGIMKGSILHIRTKTVIIDPGGMISASENGCEEGIGKGNYSNGAGGGAGHGGEGGSGFSQGMVRGGKAYGNAELPCELGSGSGSLIGSSGNIVGGGMIVMGSPQWPLARLDISGSLKADGQSYSEAKKTSNITLSDGLGGGSGGTILLFLQELTLGDNSSLSVAGGNGGPAGGGGGGGGRVHFHWSRIAQGDEYVPLATLNGTINNSGGTGKNRGRHGQYGTITGKKCPKGLYGTFCNECPVGTYKDVDGSDEGLCSPCPLELLPQRADFIYIRGGVAKPFCPYKCMSEKYRMPNCYTPLEELIYTFGGPWPFAILLSFIIVIFAILLSTIRIKLVGSGYAYRAVDSSEHHNRHHFPLLLSLAEVRGTSRAEETHSHVHRMHFMGPNTFREPWHLPYSPPEAIIEIVYEDAFNRFIDEINSVAAYEWWEGSVHSILSVLAYPCAWSWKQWRRRNKIHRLQEYVKSEYDHSCLQSCRSRALYKGMKVGATPDLMVAYIDFFLGGDEKRLDVPSVQQRFPICIIFGGDGSYMSPYNLHSDTLLTNLLSEHVPATIWDRFVAGLNAQLRTVRQSSIRSSLVPVFDWINTHANPKLEHHGVRMQLGWFQATASGYYQLGVLIAVGDYSVHNLHRSNSLGGSTSAQPRIIAKSALKSIKQLQQSLPYTGHVLSRQRITGGSNGGVIDASTIKSLDYKRDFLFPFSLFLHNTRPIGLQDGLQLLISIMLLGDLAITLLTLIHFYWMSLGAFLAFLLILPLSLLSPFPAGLNALFSQGPKRASLARVYALWNASSLSNIVVAFICGVLHYGLLPLTKKSNAWNGRREDDRWWILPTILLLIKSIQARFIDRHIANLEIQDPSLFSQDPESFWGHDNETFS; from the exons ATGCATCCAGTGGTGAATAAATCTCATCTCTGCTGGTGCATTTTATGGGGGCATCTTCTTATATCCATGCAATTTGTTAGTCTGGGACAGTGTAGGAGTGAAGGAATTAAATTAGGAACTTTTACAGATGAGTATTTTGAATCAGTTTCAAGCAATGAATACAGAAGAGGCATTCCCAATTATATTAAAACATCAGCTTCTTTATCATCACCGAATGATTCAGTTTCTTGTGAGAAGGATCTGAAAGGTGTTGGATCATTCAACACAACTTGCGTGATTAATTTAAACTTGCATTTGGATCATGATATCTATATATTTGGAACGGGCACTCTAGAGATACGCCCACACGTATCAATTGTTTGTGCCATTGAAGGATGTTCAATTAGTTTCAATTTATCAGGAAGCATTGAAGTGGGTCAGTATGCAAGTCTAGTTGCTGGGTCTGTAACTCTTTCTGCTGCCAATTTGACTCTGCATAGTGATACATTCATTAACACATCTGCTTTGGGTGGACCACCACCTACTCAGACTAGTGGCACTCCGTATGGCACTACTGGAGCTGGTGGAGGGCACGGAGGCCGAGGTGCATCCTGTAAGGAAAGTAATACGACAAATCTTTGGGGTGGGGATGTTTATGCGTGGTCTACTCTCAATGATCCTTGGAGTTACGGTAGTAAGGGAGGTAGTGCATCAGCTGTGAAAATGTTAGGAGGAAATGGAGGAGGAAGGATCAAACTCTTTGCAAAGGATGTACTGTATCTGAATGGATCTGTCACTGCAGAAGGAGGCGTAGGAGGTCCTAAAGGTGGAGGGGGGTCAGGCGGAAGTATCAAAATTCACGCTTTAAAGAT GAAAGGAACTGGTGCCATAAGTGCAGCAGGTGGCAAGGGATGGGGAGGAGGTGGGGGCGGAAGAATATCATTGGAATGCTACAGTATACAAGGAGGCATAAAGGTCACCGTCCATG GTGGAGAGAGTATTGGCTGTCCTGGGAATGCTGGTGCAGCAGGTACAATATTTGATGCAACTCTTCAGAGTCTGCGAGTTAGTAACGACAATGTTACTACACGAACAGAAACTCCTTTGCTGGATTTTCCTACAAGATCACTTTGGTCCAACGTTTTTGTGGAGAACAATGCAAAAGTTTTAGTTCCTCTTCTTTGGAGCAGAATGCAG GTAAGAGGCCAAATCAGTATACTGTATGGGGCCAGTATCAGCTTTGGGTTGTCCGACTTTCCAGTCTCTGAATTTGAACTTGTTGCAGAAGAACTTCTGATGAGTGACTCCATCATTGAG GTGTATGGTGCATTCAGAATTGCTGTCAAAATGTTACTGATGTGGAATTCTAAAGTTCAAATTGATGGCGGAGGGTATCAGAGTGTTGCAACATCTGTTCTTGAAGTCAGAAATCTAGTGGTTCTCAGG GAAAACTCCGTCATTATTACGAATGGAAACTTGGCTGTTTACGGTCAAGGACTTCTGCGGTTAACTGGTCGCGGTGATGCAATTAAAGGCCAGCGACTTTTCTTGTCTCTATTTTATAATATAACT GTTGGCCCAGGTTCCTTAATTCAGGCACCACTGGATGGTAAAGATAGTCGGAATCT GGCAACTAAAGCACATTGTGAGAGTCAGACTTGCCCTTTGGATTTGATAAATCCCCCTGAAGATTGCCATCTTAACGATACGTTATCTTTTTCGCTTCAA ATATGTCGAGTTGAGGACCTTACCGTCAGTGGCATCATGAAGGGAAGTATTCTGCATATCAGGACAAAGACTGTTATCATCGACCCAGGTGGCATGATAAGCGCCTCAGAAAATG GCTGCGAAGAAGGAATTGGTAAAGGAAATTATTCAAATGGAGCTGGAGGCGGTGCTGGTCATGGGGGAGAAGGGGGATCAGGTTTTTCACAAGGTATGGTAAGAGGTGGTAAGGCATATGGTAATGCTGAACTTCCATGTGAGCTAGGAAGTGGAAGTGGTAGCCTTATCGGGTCATCTGGAAACATTGTCGGAGGTGGAATGATAG TGATGGGTTCTCCTCAATGGCCACTCGCGAGGCTAGATATTTCTGGATCTTTAAAAGCTGATGGTCAAAGCTATAGTGAAGCAAAAAAAACCAGTAATATCACTTTGAGTGATGGACTTGGTGGCGGTTCTGGTGGGACAATTCTTCTTTTCCTTCAAGAGCTGACGCTAGGAGATAATTCGTCCCTATCTGTTGCTGGTGGCAACGGCGGTCCtgctggtggaggtggtggtggtggtgggagagtTCATTTTCACTGGTCTAGGATAGCTCAAGGTGATGAATATGTCCCACTTGCAACTTTAAATGGTACAATCAACAATAG CGGTGGCACTGGGAAAAACCGTGGTCGCCATGGACAATATGGCACTATAACAGGAAAGAAGTGTCCCAAAGGGCTTTATGGTACATTCTGCAAT GAATGTCCTGTTGGTACGTACAAAGATGTTGATGGTTCTGATGAAGGTCTCTGTTCTCCTTGCCCTTTAGAACTGCTTCCTCAACGTGCTGATTTTATTTATATACGAG GAGGAGTGGCTAAACCTTTCTGTCCATATAAATGTATGTCCGAGAAATACAGGATGCCGAATTGTTACACCCCTCTTGAGGAGCTTATATATACATTTGGAGGGCCGTGGCCTTTTGCAATTCTTCTATCATTCATTATAGTGATATTCGCTATTCTGTTAAGTACTATAAGAATTAAATTGGTCGGATCAGGTTATGCTTATCGTGCAGTTGATTCCAGTGAGCATCACAACCGTCATCATTTTCCTCTCTTACTGTCATTGGCAGAG GTACGTGGGACCAGCAGAGCAGAAGAAACTCATAGCCACGTGCATAGGATGCACTTTATGGGTCCAAATACATTTAGAGAACCATGGCATCTACCATACTCTCCCCCTGAAGCCATTATTGAGATTGT GTATGAAGACGCCTTCAACAGATTCATTGATGAAATAAACTCTGTCGCTGCTTATGAGTGGTGGGAAGGTTCAGTGCACAGCATACTTTCAGTGCTTGCTTATCCTTGTGCGTGGTCTTGGAAACAGTGGCGTCGGCGAAATAAGATTCATCGCCTTCAGGAATATGTCAAATCAGAGTATGACCATTCATGTCTCCAGTCATGCAGATCTCGTGCTCTTTACAAAGGGATGAAG GTTGGAGCTACGCCGGACTTAATGGTTGCTTACATTGATTTCTTCCTTGGTGGCGATGAAAAAAGATTAGACGTGCCCTCTGTACAACAGAGATTTCCCATCTGTATCATCTTTGGTGGGGATGGAAGCTATATGTCACCGTACAATCTTCACAGTGACACGTTGTTAACCAACCTTCTGAGCGAG CATGTTCCCGCAACTATCTGGGACCGTTTTGTTGCTGGTTTGAACGCTCAATTAAGGACGGTGAGGCAAAGTTCCATTCGTTCTTCTTTAGTTCCTGTTTTTGATTGGATTAATACTCATGCAAACCCGAAACTAGAGCATCATGGAGTTAGAATGCAGCTGGGTTGGTTCCAAGCAACAGCTTCCGGTTATTACCAATTGGGTGTCCTGATAGCAGTCGGTGATTACTCTGTCCACAACTTGCACCGTTCTAATTCCCTAGGTGGAAGTACCAGTGCTCAACCCAG AATAATTGCAAAATCTGCACTTAAAAGCATTAAGCAGTTGCAGCAAAGTCTTCCATACACTGGCCATGTGTTGTCTCGCCAAAGAATAACGGGGGGGTCAAATGGAGGGGTTATAGATGCTTCAACAATAAAATCCTTAGACTACAAAAGAGATTTCTTGTtcccattttctctttttcttcacaACACCAGACCAATCGGTCTCCAG GATGGACTGCAACTCTTAATCTCTATCATGCTTTTGGGAGATCTTGCTATAACTCTCCTTACATTGATTCACTTTTACTGGATGTCTCTTGGAGCCTTTCTTGCATTCTTGCTAATTCTTCCACTATCTTTACTTTCTCCTTTCCCTGCGGGTTTGAATGCTCTATTCAGTCAAGGACCTAAAAGAGCCTCACTTGCTCGTGTCTATGCATTATGGAATGCTTCCTCTCTTTCAAATATC GTTGTGGCTTTCATTTGTGGTGTCTTGCATTATGGTCTTCTTCCGTTAACCAAGAAGAGTAACGCGTGGAACGGTAGAAG AGAAGAtgatagatggtggattttaccGACAATTCTTCTTTTGATAAAGTCAATACAAGCTCGTTTCATTGATAGACACATAGCAAATCTAGAGATTCAAGATCCTTCTCTATTCAGTCAAGATCCTGAGAGTTTTTGGGGCCATGATAATGAGACATTCTCGTGA